CCTCGTGGCCGTGATGCGCAAGCTCTTATTGCTACTCCATGCCATCGCGCGCCGCAGTACCCCGTGGTTACCCACCCTCCGCCCTGAGCCCGCTTAGCCCTTGTTTTCCATCACAGATACTCCCGCGAAAGCGGGAATCCAGGGGTGGTGGTGGGGCACTGCAGCGGCGTTCCCCGCCTCGCCGCCCCTGGATTCCCGCTTTCGCGGGAATGACGAATCGAAGGGGCTGTGCCTCATCAGTTTTGACACAGCCAAATGGACCCGTGCATCCGTTTCGTAGTAGATTCCGGAAGATTCCGATCACGACGCGAACGGAGGGACGAAGCGCATGGTGATGATCATCAACGAGGAGGAGGCCAAGGAACTGCTCTCCATGGACGAGTGCATCGACCTGATGGAGGACGTGTTCCGGGAGTTCGGGCGGGGGAACGGGGTCAACCCGCCGCGGCTGCGCTACTCCTGCCCGACACCCGACCCCAAGGCGAACTACTTCGCCAACATCCACGCCGGCGCGCTGCCCAAGTACGGCGTCGCGGCGTTGCGGCTGAACTCCCGGCTCACGGAGGAAAAGGACGACGAGACCCGCCGGGTGGAGTTCAAGCACCCCACCGGGCGCTATTGGGGGCAGTTTCTCATCTACAGCCTGGAGACCGCCGAGCTTCTCGGGATCATCGTGGACGGCACCATCTCGCCCTTGCGGGTGGGCGCCACGAGCGGCGCCGCCGTCCGGCTGCTGGCGCGCCCGGACTCGCATGTGGCCGGCCTGTTCGGAACCGGCCATCAGGCGGAGTTGCACGCCCGGGCGCTGGCGGCCGCCCTGCCCCTCCGGCGCATGAAGGTGTACAGCCCTTCACGCACACACCGGGAGGACTTCTGCGCGCGCTTCGGCGACGAGCTGGGCATCCCCGTGACCGCCGCCTCGGAGCCGGGCGAGGTGGTGAAGGGCTCCCAGGTAATCTGCTGCGCCACCAACTCGTCGGGTCCGGTGTTCGACGGCGCGGACCTGGAACCGGGTCAGACGGTGGTGTCCATCGTCAACAGCGACGTGGTGTTCGAACGCCACGAAGTGGACCGTCGGACCATAACACGCAGCGATCTCGTGGTGGTCAACGGGCGCGAAAGCGTTCACGCCAACCGGCAGAAGGAACTCCTGGATCCCATCGAGGCCGGCGAGACGTCTTGGGACAAGGTGGTGGAACTGGGCGAGGTGGTGAACGGGACGGCGCCCGGCCGGCGCGACCCCGGGGACATCATCTACTACAAGAACAATTCCGGCATGGCCATCCAGTTCGCGGCCGTGGGCAAGATGCTGCTGGACAAGGCACGGGCCACCGGCGTGGGCCGGGAGCTTCCCGCCGAATGGTTCTCGGTCGATCTCGAGCCGTGGTTCGCCAGGGGGTACTCGCCGGCCTCGTGATCCGGTGGCCCGCGCCACGGACAGCCGACGGCGAAGAAGGCCCGTGGACGATGACGCGAATTTGCCGGAGAGGCCACCCGTGTCCCATGCAATGACCGAGACCGACCTCTCCCGGCTGGCGCAACGCATCAAGGCGTGGGGGCGCGAGCTGGGTTTCCAGCAGGTGGGCATCGCCGGCGCT
The sequence above is drawn from the Deltaproteobacteria bacterium genome and encodes:
- a CDS encoding ornithine cyclodeaminase family protein; translation: MVMIINEEEAKELLSMDECIDLMEDVFREFGRGNGVNPPRLRYSCPTPDPKANYFANIHAGALPKYGVAALRLNSRLTEEKDDETRRVEFKHPTGRYWGQFLIYSLETAELLGIIVDGTISPLRVGATSGAAVRLLARPDSHVAGLFGTGHQAELHARALAAALPLRRMKVYSPSRTHREDFCARFGDELGIPVTAASEPGEVVKGSQVICCATNSSGPVFDGADLEPGQTVVSIVNSDVVFERHEVDRRTITRSDLVVVNGRESVHANRQKELLDPIEAGETSWDKVVELGEVVNGTAPGRRDPGDIIYYKNNSGMAIQFAAVGKMLLDKARATGVGRELPAEWFSVDLEPWFARGYSPAS